From Verrucomicrobia bacterium S94, the proteins below share one genomic window:
- the trpS gene encoding tryptophan--tRNA ligase translates to MRILTGIQPSGKLHIGNYFGAIKPATELQEQGDAYIFIANYHALTTVHDGPALREMTKDVALDYLACGIDPEKTALYRQSDLPEVQELAWLLSVVCPMGLLERCHSYKDKIAKGFATTHGLFAYPVLMAADILAVQGEVVPVGKDQKQHLEVTRDLAIKFNNQYGEVFTIPEAAIRENVAVVPGIDGQKMSKSYDNTIEIFAEGKPLKKRVMSIVTDSKGLEDPKEPEGDNVFALYKLFASEEEQLDLAARYRAGGLGYGHAKQELLEKINEHFGPIREKRRELAANMDYVEDVLKTGAEKARVLARATLQKARQAAGLE, encoded by the coding sequence ATGAGAATTCTGACGGGTATTCAGCCTTCGGGCAAACTGCATATCGGCAATTATTTCGGGGCGATCAAGCCGGCGACGGAACTGCAGGAACAGGGTGACGCCTATATTTTTATCGCGAATTATCATGCGCTGACAACGGTGCATGACGGACCGGCGCTGCGGGAAATGACAAAAGATGTGGCGCTGGACTATCTGGCGTGCGGCATTGATCCGGAGAAAACGGCGTTGTATCGGCAGAGCGATCTGCCGGAAGTACAGGAGCTGGCGTGGCTGCTGTCGGTGGTCTGTCCGATGGGGCTGCTGGAGCGCTGCCATTCCTATAAGGACAAGATCGCGAAAGGATTCGCGACGACGCACGGCCTTTTCGCCTATCCGGTACTGATGGCCGCGGATATTCTGGCGGTGCAGGGTGAAGTGGTGCCGGTGGGCAAGGACCAGAAACAGCACTTGGAAGTGACTCGCGATCTGGCGATTAAGTTCAATAACCAATATGGTGAAGTTTTCACGATTCCGGAAGCGGCGATCCGCGAAAATGTGGCGGTGGTGCCGGGGATTGACGGGCAGAAAATGTCGAAGTCGTATGACAACACCATCGAAATTTTTGCCGAGGGCAAACCGCTGAAAAAGCGGGTCATGTCTATTGTAACCGACAGTAAAGGGCTGGAGGATCCGAAGGAGCCGGAAGGCGACAATGTTTTTGCACTGTATAAACTGTTTGCTTCCGAAGAGGAACAGCTTGATCTGGCGGCGCGATATCGGGCCGGCGGGCTGGGTTATGGCCACGCCAAGCAGGAACTGCTGGAAAAAATCAATGAGCATTTCGGGCCGATCCGTGAAAAACGCCGGGAATTGGCGGCCAATATGGATTATGTGGAAGACGTGCTGAAGACCGGTGCGGAAAAGGCGCGGGTGCTTGCCCGTGCAACCTTGCAGAAAGCGCGTCAGGCCGCCGGGCTCGAATGA
- the scpB gene encoding SMC-Scp complex subunit ScpB, protein MSESTVDVLPELKQIVGALLFAAKEPLTVKRMRKAMIETGNGYGGPYEQYAKATDKQIEGAIEQLTEDLQKAKVGLEVALVAGAYRLQNDAACGPFVRALLEKNQTMRLSKPALETLAIVAYRQPCLRSEIEEVRGVSVDAVLRKLIDMQLVRVVKRSELPGRPWLFGTTQKFLEHFGINDINDLPGAQELKRTMPVEEKKKETTEELPGIEKELKEKSDAADMDASMAALDEEIQSSEGNGEKK, encoded by the coding sequence ATGAGCGAAAGCACGGTAGATGTACTTCCAGAGTTGAAGCAGATTGTCGGCGCGCTGCTGTTTGCGGCGAAAGAGCCGCTGACGGTGAAACGCATGCGCAAGGCGATGATCGAAACCGGTAACGGTTACGGCGGACCATACGAGCAGTATGCAAAAGCGACGGACAAGCAGATTGAAGGGGCCATTGAGCAGCTGACCGAAGATCTGCAAAAGGCCAAAGTCGGCCTGGAGGTGGCACTGGTGGCCGGAGCGTATCGTCTGCAGAACGATGCCGCGTGCGGGCCGTTTGTGCGGGCGCTGCTGGAAAAGAACCAGACCATGCGTCTTTCAAAACCGGCACTGGAAACGCTGGCCATTGTGGCATATAGGCAGCCCTGCCTTCGTTCGGAAATTGAGGAGGTTCGCGGTGTTTCCGTGGATGCGGTACTGCGTAAACTGATCGATATGCAGCTGGTGCGGGTGGTGAAGCGTTCCGAGCTGCCGGGCCGGCCGTGGCTGTTCGGGACCACACAGAAATTCCTTGAGCATTTCGGGATCAACGATATCAATGATCTGCCGGGAGCGCAGGAACTGAAACGTACGATGCCGGTTGAAGAAAAGAAAAAAGAGACGACAGAGGAGCTTCCGGGAATCGAAAAAGAACTGAAGGAAAAATCGGATGCCGCGGATATGGATGCTTCAATGGCGGCATTGGATGAAGAGATCCAGAGTTCGGAAGGCAACGGGGAGAAAAAATGA
- the pheA gene encoding prephenate dehydratase: MNLNDLRKQIDSLDSEIVKLLNERINVVLKIGEEKKKEGAEIYVPSRERAVFDKIKSLNSGPLPEESAHAIYREIMSAALALETNMKIAYLGPEATFTHQAARNKFGVSVDYIPTSTIAEVFDRVANRTADYGVVPVENSTEGAVTHTFDQFANTSLKICAEIYLPISLTLLSRHQKDEIRLIFSKQEAFGQCRAWLAGNMPNAKLSPVESTTKAVQLALETPGAAAVASVMASDMYDIEVLAENIQDMQGNTTRFLIIGQDYSEPTGNDKTSVMFGVKHKVGALYDALSVFKADNINMTKIESRPSRNKNWEYYFFVDIDGHADDPEVKRALEALQEHCTVMTVLGSYPKAEM, from the coding sequence ATGAATCTTAATGATTTAAGAAAGCAGATCGACTCGCTCGATTCTGAAATTGTTAAACTCCTCAATGAGCGCATTAATGTTGTGCTGAAGATTGGAGAGGAAAAGAAAAAAGAGGGAGCGGAAATTTATGTGCCGTCCCGTGAACGTGCGGTATTTGATAAAATCAAATCACTGAATTCCGGGCCGCTGCCCGAGGAATCGGCCCACGCGATCTACCGTGAAATTATGTCGGCCGCGCTGGCGCTGGAAACGAACATGAAGATTGCCTATCTCGGTCCGGAAGCCACGTTCACGCATCAGGCGGCGCGGAATAAATTCGGCGTCAGTGTGGATTATATTCCAACCAGTACAATTGCCGAAGTGTTCGACCGTGTGGCCAACCGTACAGCGGATTACGGTGTGGTGCCGGTGGAAAATTCCACCGAGGGTGCCGTGACGCATACCTTTGATCAGTTTGCCAACACCTCGCTTAAAATCTGTGCGGAGATTTATCTGCCGATTTCCCTGACGCTGCTTTCGCGGCATCAGAAGGACGAGATCCGCCTGATTTTCAGTAAGCAGGAAGCGTTCGGGCAATGCCGTGCCTGGCTGGCGGGGAATATGCCGAATGCTAAACTTTCGCCGGTGGAAAGTACGACGAAGGCGGTGCAGCTGGCGCTGGAAACGCCCGGTGCTGCAGCGGTGGCGAGTGTGATGGCTTCGGATATGTACGACATCGAGGTGCTGGCGGAAAATATTCAGGACATGCAGGGCAATACCACCCGCTTCCTGATCATCGGCCAGGATTACAGTGAGCCGACCGGCAATGATAAAACCTCTGTGATGTTCGGTGTGAAGCACAAGGTCGGAGCGTTGTACGATGCCCTTTCGGTGTTTAAAGCCGACAACATCAACATGACAAAGATTGAGTCGCGCCCCAGCCGGAATAAAAACTGGGAATATTACTTCTTTGTCGATATCGACGGTCACGCCGATGATCCGGAAGTGAAGCGCGCTCTCGAAGCGCTGCAGGAGCACTGCACGGTCATGACGGTGCTCGGTTCTTATCCCAAAGCGGAAATGTGA
- a CDS encoding M20/M25/M40 family metallo-hydrolase has protein sequence MSLSLSELKLFREVVSLPTAPFCESKVQAFVREWAAGNGIGFEEDKVGNILLTYKTPGRAPQHPWVLQAHMDHPGFEWNSRRGRTVQAWFRGSVGEHYFPGARMQFFPLTGNPVSGTVEVVRRDRESGFLKCRIKLDEAVPLEPGTPGMWELPPWKKRGNRLELRVVDDLCGVVSILMTLKRLKDSGARRKVYGLLTRAEEVGFVGAISAAKNRLVDPAFPILGIEASKAQPNAKIGQGAIVRVGDASTVFDPELTSSLRKTARALHRADPSLKFVESLMPGGSCESTGLALLGYRTCAVCLPLGSYHNMGASKIEAEKIDLRDFESMVALLTEVSQTKPGDSNTAELKKRMLENHRKRAELLYGWK, from the coding sequence ATGTCTTTAAGCCTGTCAGAACTGAAGCTGTTCAGGGAGGTGGTTTCACTGCCGACGGCCCCGTTCTGCGAATCGAAGGTCCAGGCGTTTGTACGTGAATGGGCGGCCGGGAACGGGATCGGTTTTGAAGAGGATAAAGTCGGGAATATCCTGCTGACGTATAAAACGCCCGGGCGCGCACCACAGCATCCGTGGGTGCTGCAGGCGCATATGGACCATCCCGGATTTGAATGGAACTCCCGGCGGGGCCGCACGGTACAGGCCTGGTTCCGTGGCAGTGTGGGGGAACATTATTTTCCCGGCGCGCGCATGCAGTTTTTTCCACTTACCGGTAATCCGGTTTCCGGGACGGTGGAGGTGGTCCGGCGGGACCGGGAGAGCGGTTTTCTGAAGTGTCGGATTAAACTGGATGAAGCCGTTCCGTTGGAGCCGGGAACGCCGGGTATGTGGGAACTGCCGCCCTGGAAAAAGCGTGGAAACCGGCTTGAGCTGCGGGTGGTCGATGATCTGTGCGGTGTGGTTTCGATATTGATGACCTTGAAACGGCTTAAGGATTCGGGGGCGCGACGAAAGGTGTACGGCCTGCTGACCCGTGCCGAAGAGGTCGGTTTTGTCGGCGCAATTTCGGCGGCGAAAAACCGGCTGGTCGATCCGGCGTTTCCCATCCTTGGAATCGAAGCTTCAAAGGCACAGCCGAATGCGAAAATCGGACAGGGGGCTATTGTCCGGGTGGGTGATGCTTCGACTGTTTTTGATCCGGAATTGACGTCGAGTCTCCGTAAAACGGCGCGCGCGTTACACCGTGCAGATCCGTCGCTGAAATTTGTGGAATCGCTGATGCCGGGCGGAAGCTGTGAGTCGACCGGGCTGGCTTTGCTGGGTTACCGCACCTGTGCGGTCTGTCTGCCGCTGGGTAGTTATCACAATATGGGTGCATCGAAGATCGAAGCGGAAAAAATTGATCTGCGTGATTTTGAATCAATGGTTGCTCTGCTGACGGAGGTTTCGCAGACGAAACCGGGAGATTCGAATACAGCGGAACTGAAGAAACGGATGCTGGAAAATCACCGGAAACGGGCAGAGTTGCTTTATGGGTGGAAATGA
- a CDS encoding 2-isopropylmalate synthase, with translation MSVPKYRIPEMIDIPDRQWPSKSVTQSPIWCSVDMRDGNQALPDPMDPDQKLEYFKMLCDLGFKHIEIGFPSASADEFNFFRTLIEEDLIPDDVFIMGLTQSRPHLIEKTMEAFKGCKRGIVHAYIAPSDLHMKQVFGMEREQLVETAVAATRQIRELADQMPESDIRYEFSPEEFTDTDVDFSVELCNAVFDTWGKASPEKPMIMNLPATVERRPPNHYADMIELFCRKVKHRDRILVSLHSHNDQGMAVAATELALMAGADRVEGTLFGHGERTGNVDLVTCISNLYSRGIETGIDFSDLGHVAETVERLTGMPIYYRQPYAGSYAFTAFSGSHQDAINKGVHKLKEAPDMFGMGWKVPYLHIDPADLGRKFERLIRINSQSGKGGIAWVLEQDFGIEIPKAMQPELGRYVQGYSEKVGREISADEVYEVFLHEFVSPEGPYELIGYWPRPDDADPTFIHGEVKLKINGEEKTIQADGNGPISAFVSAIRQVVDVDFTVDDYHEQAIDKGADAQALAYVPLKLAGNGVIFGVGENSNINQAAVRAIVAGLNRITKK, from the coding sequence ATGAGTGTACCAAAATACAGAATTCCGGAGATGATTGATATTCCGGATCGTCAGTGGCCTTCAAAGAGCGTCACACAGTCGCCGATCTGGTGTTCAGTGGATATGCGCGACGGAAACCAGGCACTGCCTGATCCGATGGATCCCGATCAGAAACTTGAATATTTTAAAATGCTCTGCGATCTCGGGTTTAAACACATTGAAATCGGGTTCCCGTCAGCCAGTGCAGATGAATTCAACTTTTTCCGGACGCTGATCGAAGAGGACCTCATACCGGATGATGTCTTTATTATGGGGCTCACGCAGTCGCGCCCGCATCTTATTGAAAAAACGATGGAGGCGTTTAAAGGCTGTAAGCGGGGGATTGTTCATGCCTACATTGCACCGTCGGATCTGCATATGAAGCAGGTTTTCGGTATGGAGCGCGAGCAGTTGGTTGAAACGGCTGTGGCCGCCACCCGGCAGATTCGCGAACTGGCTGATCAAATGCCGGAATCGGATATCCGCTATGAATTTTCTCCGGAAGAGTTTACCGATACAGACGTGGATTTTTCTGTCGAACTCTGCAATGCGGTATTTGACACGTGGGGCAAGGCTTCGCCGGAAAAACCGATGATTATGAATCTTCCGGCGACGGTGGAACGCCGCCCGCCGAATCATTATGCCGACATGATCGAACTCTTCTGCCGCAAGGTGAAACACCGTGACCGCATTCTGGTATCTCTCCATTCCCATAATGACCAGGGGATGGCCGTGGCAGCTACAGAGCTGGCTTTGATGGCCGGGGCGGATCGCGTGGAGGGCACGCTCTTCGGACATGGCGAGCGTACAGGTAATGTCGATCTCGTTACCTGCATCAGCAATCTCTATTCGCGGGGCATTGAAACCGGTATCGATTTTTCCGATCTCGGGCACGTGGCGGAAACAGTGGAACGTCTTACCGGCATGCCGATCTATTATCGCCAGCCGTATGCCGGCAGCTATGCCTTCACGGCCTTTTCCGGTTCGCATCAGGATGCTATTAACAAGGGCGTGCATAAGCTCAAAGAGGCTCCGGATATGTTCGGTATGGGCTGGAAGGTGCCGTATCTTCATATCGATCCGGCGGACCTCGGCCGTAAATTTGAGCGGTTGATCCGCATCAATTCGCAGTCGGGCAAAGGCGGCATTGCATGGGTGCTGGAGCAGGATTTCGGGATTGAAATCCCCAAGGCCATGCAGCCGGAACTCGGTCGCTATGTGCAGGGCTACAGCGAAAAGGTCGGTCGTGAAATCAGTGCCGATGAAGTGTATGAGGTTTTTCTGCATGAATTTGTGTCGCCGGAGGGACCGTATGAACTCATCGGATACTGGCCGCGGCCGGATGATGCCGACCCGACTTTTATTCACGGTGAGGTGAAGCTGAAGATCAATGGCGAAGAAAAAACCATTCAGGCCGATGGAAACGGGCCGATTTCGGCTTTCGTTTCTGCAATCCGGCAGGTGGTGGATGTTGATTTTACTGTGGATGACTATCATGAACAGGCTATCGATAAAGGAGCCGATGCTCAGGCACTTGCCTATGTCCCACTTAAATTGGCGGGTAACGGCGTGATTTTCGGTGTCGGGGAAAACTCAAATATCAACCAGGCGGCAGTGCGCGCCATTGTTGCCGGCCTGAACCGTATTACTAAAAAATAG
- the aroE gene encoding shikimate dehydrogenase gives MKLSGHTKPFAVLGHPIGHTLSPVMHNASMEELNFDGIYLALDVHPNRLMEVLPSMALMGFAGVNLTVPHKEVAFRGLEKLDASAELFGAANTVEFTEEGMVGHNTDGYGFLKALEEAFGKTVQGDRIFVLGCGGAGRATALQAAVEGAKVLVLADIDAERVQRLEDEVKALVPDVEIFQALEKEKQIELCRACDLVVQASPVGMKKDDPSLLPPEAFKEGQRAFDLIYMYPETAFLTTAREAGAQIANGLGMLLHQGARAFEIWTGTEPSVPAMRKALEDAVYGSD, from the coding sequence ATGAAGTTGAGTGGACATACTAAACCGTTCGCTGTGCTGGGGCATCCGATCGGGCACACGCTGTCGCCGGTCATGCACAATGCCTCGATGGAGGAGTTGAACTTTGATGGTATTTATCTGGCGCTGGATGTGCATCCGAACCGCCTGATGGAGGTGTTGCCGTCGATGGCGCTGATGGGTTTTGCCGGCGTCAACCTGACCGTTCCGCATAAAGAGGTGGCTTTCCGAGGACTTGAAAAGCTGGATGCGAGTGCGGAGCTGTTCGGCGCAGCGAATACGGTTGAGTTTACCGAAGAGGGGATGGTCGGTCATAATACTGACGGTTATGGTTTTCTGAAGGCGCTGGAAGAAGCGTTTGGTAAAACTGTTCAGGGCGACCGGATTTTTGTGTTGGGTTGCGGCGGAGCAGGGCGGGCCACAGCGTTGCAGGCGGCAGTCGAGGGCGCAAAAGTGCTGGTGCTGGCTGATATCGATGCAGAACGGGTCCAGCGGCTGGAAGATGAAGTGAAGGCACTTGTTCCTGATGTGGAAATTTTCCAGGCTTTGGAAAAGGAGAAGCAGATTGAACTGTGCCGCGCATGCGATCTGGTGGTGCAGGCTTCGCCGGTGGGGATGAAAAAGGACGATCCTTCGCTGCTTCCGCCGGAAGCATTCAAAGAGGGGCAGCGCGCTTTTGACCTGATTTACATGTATCCCGAAACCGCATTCCTGACCACAGCGCGCGAAGCTGGCGCGCAGATTGCTAATGGGTTGGGTATGCTGCTGCATCAGGGCGCGCGCGCCTTTGAAATCTGGACCGGCACCGAGCCGTCGGTTCCGGCGATGCGCAAAGCGCTGGAAGATGCCGTTTACGGGAGTGATTAA
- a CDS encoding prepilin peptidase: MGIWDWYWTCVVFLFGACWGSFLNVCIYRIPAELSVIKPRSRCPKCMTDLAWKDNIPIFGWIFLRGKCRYCKAPVSARYPTIELLTALLFSAVWLVYPYQWGIVFAYCLLIFGLIFGSMVDYDEMWIPDRVTIGGEIIGPILSFLIPALHGADTHMGGLVQSLIGLAVGFGSLYSVSVIGKLILKKDAMGFGDVKLMGCLGAFLGWEAVIFIVFISSLLGTIIGVTFIALGKKELQSKIPFGPYISLAAVIWILGGWRLWELYGEWMRGTAY, encoded by the coding sequence ATGGGAATTTGGGACTGGTATTGGACCTGTGTGGTCTTTTTGTTCGGCGCCTGCTGGGGCAGTTTTCTGAATGTGTGTATTTACCGCATTCCGGCTGAACTTTCGGTGATAAAGCCGCGGTCCCGCTGCCCGAAATGTATGACGGATCTGGCCTGGAAGGACAATATTCCGATCTTCGGCTGGATTTTTCTCAGGGGGAAATGCCGGTACTGCAAAGCTCCGGTTTCAGCCCGTTATCCTACGATAGAGCTGTTAACTGCACTTCTGTTTTCCGCGGTCTGGCTGGTGTATCCCTACCAGTGGGGGATCGTTTTTGCTTATTGTCTGCTGATCTTCGGGCTGATCTTCGGGAGCATGGTCGATTATGACGAAATGTGGATTCCTGACCGTGTGACGATCGGCGGGGAGATTATCGGGCCGATCCTGAGCTTTCTGATTCCGGCCCTGCATGGTGCCGACACGCATATGGGTGGTCTGGTCCAATCGCTGATCGGTCTGGCGGTTGGGTTCGGATCGCTTTACTCCGTTTCCGTGATCGGGAAACTGATTCTTAAAAAAGATGCCATGGGGTTCGGCGATGTGAAACTGATGGGGTGCCTGGGCGCTTTTCTGGGCTGGGAAGCTGTGATTTTCATTGTCTTCATTTCCTCGCTGCTTGGTACGATCATCGGCGTAACATTCATCGCTCTCGGAAAAAAAGAACTGCAGAGCAAAATTCCGTTCGGGCCGTACATTTCTCTGGCGGCGGTGATCTGGATACTCGGAGGCTGGCGGCTTTGGGAACTCTATGGTGAATGGATGCGCGGCACGGCCTATTAA
- a CDS encoding aldo/keto reductase → MLNTSRRNFALPLIGTAAFSASAVRSEEVPASPPQVTLGNTGIIMSRMGFGTGVKAGRKKSIMTRKGYAEFVGMFQHCYDRGITFFDLADWYGSHPYCREALRTIPRDNVSLLTKFWFRSDGNISALSVAQRKQSAKKALERFLEELNVEHVDMLLLHCLVKKNWVEEMQPYMDVFSKAKAEGKIRALGVSCHDFGAMETAAALSWVDIMLARLNPYGVKCDAEPAEVLALLKRAKANGKGIIGMKIYGEGQLVDKREQCMKYAQNCGALDAMTIGAVTPQEVDENLRLMAEYPAVSV, encoded by the coding sequence ATGCTGAATACGAGTCGCCGTAACTTTGCTCTTCCCCTCATTGGAACAGCCGCTTTTTCGGCATCGGCCGTCCGTTCGGAGGAGGTCCCGGCCTCACCGCCGCAGGTCACACTGGGAAACACCGGTATCATTATGTCGCGTATGGGATTTGGTACCGGAGTGAAAGCCGGCAGAAAAAAGTCGATTATGACCCGCAAAGGCTATGCGGAATTTGTCGGCATGTTCCAGCACTGCTATGACCGGGGAATCACCTTTTTTGATCTGGCGGACTGGTATGGGTCTCATCCCTACTGTCGGGAGGCCCTGCGCACTATTCCGCGCGATAACGTTTCTCTTCTGACCAAATTCTGGTTCCGGAGTGATGGAAATATTTCCGCTCTTTCTGTGGCCCAGCGTAAACAGTCGGCGAAAAAGGCACTGGAGCGGTTTCTTGAAGAGCTGAATGTTGAGCATGTCGACATGCTGCTGCTCCACTGTCTGGTCAAAAAGAACTGGGTGGAGGAGATGCAACCGTATATGGATGTTTTTTCGAAAGCAAAGGCCGAGGGCAAGATACGTGCGCTGGGTGTTTCCTGTCATGATTTCGGAGCGATGGAAACCGCCGCCGCATTGTCGTGGGTGGACATTATGCTGGCGCGTTTGAATCCGTATGGAGTGAAATGTGATGCAGAACCCGCCGAGGTGCTCGCTCTGCTGAAGCGGGCCAAAGCCAATGGGAAGGGAATTATCGGAATGAAAATATACGGTGAGGGACAGCTCGTCGATAAGCGTGAGCAGTGCATGAAGTATGCACAAAACTGCGGGGCACTGGATGCCATGACCATCGGAGCGGTTACTCCGCAAGAGGTGGATGAGAATCTGCGGCTGATGGCAGAATATCCGGCAGTATCCGTCTAA
- the rpsU gene encoding 30S ribosomal protein S21, giving the protein MAQETCEVKVRRGENVDRALRRLKKALDKEGVLKTMRSKRCYEKPSEKKKRLANSRRTRR; this is encoded by the coding sequence ATGGCACAAGAAACATGCGAAGTAAAAGTACGCCGCGGCGAAAATGTGGACCGCGCACTGCGTCGTCTGAAAAAAGCGCTGGATAAAGAAGGTGTTCTGAAAACCATGCGTTCCAAACGCTGCTACGAAAAGCCGAGCGAAAAGAAAAAACGTCTGGCGAACAGCCGTCGTACACGCCGTTGA
- a CDS encoding cobalamin biosynthesis protein CbiX: protein MKALLIVAHGSRRKESNDEVRRLAKRIHENAGPAFNLVASAFLEISSPQIDSAVADLADEGASEIRIFPYFLAAGTHVVNDIPHIIAEEKTKYPNIDFEILPHLGALQGISTLILNQIYKGGKARNPALASLETD, encoded by the coding sequence ATGAAAGCACTGTTGATTGTCGCGCACGGCAGCCGCCGTAAAGAGTCGAATGATGAAGTCCGCCGCCTAGCCAAACGCATTCACGAAAACGCCGGGCCGGCGTTTAACCTCGTAGCCAGTGCTTTTCTTGAAATTTCCAGCCCGCAGATCGACTCTGCTGTCGCCGATCTCGCCGACGAAGGTGCTTCCGAAATCAGGATTTTCCCCTATTTTCTCGCCGCAGGCACCCACGTGGTAAATGACATTCCGCATATTATTGCAGAGGAAAAAACGAAGTATCCGAATATCGACTTTGAAATTCTCCCGCATCTCGGGGCTCTGCAGGGGATCAGCACCCTGATTCTCAATCAGATCTACAAAGGCGGAAAAGCGCGCAATCCTGCGCTCGCCTCGCTTGAAACCGATTGA
- a CDS encoding type II secretion system F family protein gives MPKFRYTAHDVNGRKKSGSVHASNQAAAEEQLKGKGLFPTEVTGTDLELPKTAKKPPARGRGLSTEIRLPILPTPVIPKHLMVLTRQLSTLIHSGMPLLKGLQILKRQANNITLKKALGQIAESIEGGSTFADALAEHPRIFNRLYINMVKAGEAGGVLDIVLERLASYMEKAQKMKNRVKSAMTYPMVVLLASAAIMIFLMVSIIPKFKTIFSDMLDGRALPQLTLYVMGVSENIKNQWPVGLAVLAGIAIFLAVLKRFRRGRYLLDALKLALPLFGKLIRMSALARFARTLGTLMESGVPVLQALSIVKETLNNELISNAVQDIHDNIKDGESMAAPVEANPVFPPIFAGMVEVGEETGELPDMLLKTADMYEDEVDNIVAGLSSIIEPLLIVILALVVGTIVIAMFLPMVSIIGNLS, from the coding sequence ATGCCTAAATTCAGATATACTGCTCACGATGTCAACGGCCGGAAAAAAAGCGGCTCCGTCCATGCATCCAATCAGGCCGCAGCGGAGGAGCAGCTCAAAGGAAAAGGGCTTTTTCCGACCGAAGTAACCGGCACCGATCTGGAACTCCCGAAAACCGCTAAGAAGCCCCCGGCGCGCGGGCGAGGACTTTCCACAGAAATCCGTCTTCCAATCCTGCCGACTCCGGTGATCCCGAAGCATCTAATGGTACTGACCCGCCAGCTTTCCACGCTGATCCATTCCGGAATGCCCCTGCTCAAGGGCCTCCAGATTCTTAAACGGCAGGCAAACAATATCACGCTGAAAAAAGCCCTTGGACAGATTGCAGAATCCATCGAAGGCGGCAGCACTTTTGCGGATGCGCTCGCAGAACATCCCCGTATCTTCAACCGGCTTTATATCAACATGGTTAAAGCCGGAGAAGCCGGCGGCGTCCTCGATATCGTACTGGAACGCCTTGCATCCTATATGGAAAAGGCGCAGAAAATGAAAAACCGGGTCAAAAGCGCCATGACCTATCCTATGGTGGTATTACTGGCCTCCGCAGCCATTATGATCTTTCTGATGGTTTCCATTATTCCGAAATTTAAAACCATCTTTTCCGACATGCTCGACGGCCGCGCCCTTCCGCAACTGACCCTTTATGTGATGGGCGTCAGCGAAAATATTAAAAATCAATGGCCTGTCGGACTTGCGGTTCTTGCTGGTATCGCGATTTTTCTCGCAGTCCTGAAACGGTTCCGGCGAGGACGCTATCTGCTCGATGCACTGAAACTCGCACTGCCTCTGTTCGGAAAACTTATCCGGATGTCAGCCCTGGCCCGTTTTGCCCGAACCCTCGGCACCCTGATGGAATCCGGTGTTCCCGTTCTTCAGGCCCTTTCAATAGTGAAGGAAACGCTTAATAATGAACTGATCTCTAATGCCGTTCAGGACATTCATGACAATATCAAGGACGGCGAATCCATGGCCGCTCCCGTGGAAGCCAACCCTGTTTTCCCACCGATTTTCGCGGGGATGGTTGAGGTGGGCGAAGAAACCGGCGAACTTCCGGATATGCTGCTGAAAACAGCGGATATGTATGAAGACGAAGTGGATAATATCGTGGCGGGACTGAGCTCGATTATCGAACCGCTGCTGATCGTTATTCTTGCGCTGGTTGTCGGCACAATTGTGATTGCCATGTTTCTCCCTATGGTGTCTATTATCGGTAACCTGAGTTAG